A stretch of Pempheris klunzingeri isolate RE-2024b chromosome 19, fPemKlu1.hap1, whole genome shotgun sequence DNA encodes these proteins:
- the dhx29 gene encoding ATP-dependent RNA helicase DHX29 — MGGKKKKTAAQVATPVAPAAAAAAAAGRTGAPVAGTGVAEEPKKQPGSNKQAKPAKETKSKAPKTYSLANTAQVDTGGVSDKSILKVSIQADLEKKIIKLINDFREENGDKGPISGRLTSKKLLDLYTALQKFNFKREHIEEAMKSSVLYGGDLHSALDWLCLNLKDEELPEGFSQQMQEENQKSRPRYQPPAQEKPAAPSPKAPINTHKETTKATEKEEAASMKDWILRYAEQSSDEEEEEEEGQKTRNPELDEKFDPNDRYLILTAQLYDAKEMAAAAKAKGDKTGQRMAQDRIRIIQQEMKQLESHPMFNPAIKVVDEPQKEKKVPPVSEDKEDLSFNLFEQAEKDPPAVKVVKKNEPKDIRNFDYTARSWTGKSPKQFLIDWVRKNLPKSPPPTFHKVAAGRYWRCKVRVQRPDDVVEVCPTILTEDSMQAQHLAATLALYTLIKGQSVHQLLPPTYRDVWLEWRDSDQQQQDESRTAANKPRDQFISRLLTRLKQQQNQKQGQESQSQCQQGLGRAEEEEPEESWENLAGLDIGEGGEELEDKSERRGGRKEGAGPLEASRELLKKLKKSSLAHKLQAEREQLPVFQHRHRVLEALQRHAVVVVAGETGSGKSTQIPQFLLEELLTGGDAAQPCNIVVTQPRRISAMSLACRVSQELGCEDGPGSKSSLCGYQIRMENQSGEWTRLLYCTTGVLLRKLQHDRHLSSLTHVIVDEVHERSVQSDFLLTILKDVVMRRSDLQLILMSATVDCHKFSNYFNRCPVITIPGRTFPVEVSHLEDIVEQTGYILEKDSEYSQKILEDEEEVSISVTQKGGKTLQHQEVILRDSSSGWDLGPDLDHYSSRTRQVLQYMNPNKINMDLLGDLIDYLDKSPQFAEMDGAVLVFLPGLAHIQQLHDLLSSDKRFRDKNRYRIVALHSTLSSKDQAAAFTVPPPGVRKIVLSTNIAETGVTIPDVVFVIDTGKTKENKYHESSQMSSLVETFVSKASALQRQGRAGRVQNGFCFRLYPKYRFDAFMDYSIPEILRVPLEELCLHIMKCQYGSPEDFLGRALDPPQPQSVSNAVNLLRKIGACHLNNHLLTPLGHHLASLPVNVKIGKMLIYGAILGCLEPIATIAAAITEKSPFSTPMNRKEEANLAKAAVALANSDHLTIYNAYVGWKNSQTEGQRVEMSYCRKHFLNRTALITIEDVKNELVRMMEQAGFWLPRSRSKQQAASLSKQQISILNAVLTAGLYDSVARVLCTPSVDVLERVACTVETPQGKAQVHPSSVNRNLQTHGWLLYQEKVKYTRIYLRDTTLISPFPMLLFGGDIDIQHRERLITLDGWIHFQAPVRIGVIFKHLRKLMDSLLEKKLENPRMNLEGERTIQLILDLIKSEYAA; from the exons ATGGgtggaaagaagaagaaaacggCGGCGCAAGTGGCCACCCCGGTGGCcccggcagcagcagcggcggccgCAGCGGGCAGGACCGGTGCCCCTGTAGCGGGGACCGGCGTGGCGGAGGAGCCGAAGAAACAGCCAGGCAGCAACAAACAGGCTAAACCAGCCAAAGAAACCAAGTCAAAAG CACCAAAGACTTACAGTCTTGCCAACACTGCCCAGGTCGACACTGGTGGAGTCTCAGACAAGTCGATCCTCAAA GTTTCTATCCAAGCTGACCTGGAGAAGAAGATCATCAAACTGATAAATGActtcagagaggagaatggGGACAAAGGGCCCATATCAGGCAGACTTACGAGCAAGAAGTTGCTG GACCTGTACACAGCTCTGCAGAAGTTCAACTTTAAGAGAGAACACATCGAGGAGGCGATGAAGAGTAGTGTGCTGTACGGAGGGGATCTCCACTCTGCCCTCGACTGGCTCTGCCTCAACCTTAAAGATG AGGAGCTGCCAGAAGGTTTTAGCCAGCAGATGCAGGAGGAGAATCAGAAAAGCAGACCAAGGTACCAGCCTCCTGCCCAGGAGAAACCTGCAGCCCCAAGCCCCAAAGCACCCATCAATACCCACAAAGAGACCACCAAG GccacagagaaggaggaagcTGCAAGCATGAAGGATTGGATCTTAAGGtatgcagagcagagcagtgatgaggaagaggaagaagaggaaggccAGAAGACAAGGAACCCTGAACTGGATGAAAAGTTTGATCCA AATGACAGGTATTTGATCCTTACTGCTCAACTGTATGACGCAAAAGAAATGGCAGCTGCTGCCAAGGCAAAAGGAGACAAGACGGGCCAGAGGATGGCACAGGACAGAATACGCATAATACAGCAAG AGATGAAGCAACTGGAGTCCCACCCCATGTTCAATCCAGCTATAAAAGTGGTAGACGAGCcacagaaggaaaagaaggTACCTCCTGTAAGTGAGGACAAAGAGGACCTCAGCTTCAACTTGTTTGAACAAGCCGAAAAGGACCCTCCTGCGGTGAAAG TTGTGAAAAAGAATGAGCCAAAGGACATTCGCAATTTTGACTACACAGCTCGCAGCTGGACAGGAAAGTCCCCCAAACAGTTTCTCATTGACTGGGTCCGAAAGAATCTTCCCAAGAGTCCACCGCCAACTTTTCACAAGGTTGCTGCTGGTAGATACTGGAGATGCAA GGTGCGCGTTCAGAGGCCAGATGATGTTGTTGAAGTTTGTCCCACGATCCTGACTGAGGACAGCATGCAGGCTCAACATCTAGCAGCCACACTGGCCCTCTACACTCTGATTAAAGGACAG TCAGTGCACCAGCTGCTTCCTCCAACCTACCGAGACGTGTGGCTGGAGTGGAGAGACAGcgatcagcagcagcaagacGAGAGCCGCACTGCTGCCAACAAACCACGAGACCAGTTCATCTCCCGGCTTCTGACCAgactcaaacagcagcagaaccagaagCAAGGGCAGGAGTCACAATCCCAGTGCCAGCAGGGGCTGGGCAGGGCTGAGGAAGAAGAGCCCGAAGAGTCCTGGGAGAACCTGGCAGGTCTTGATattggggagggaggagaagaactGGAGGACaagagtgagagaagaggagggagaaaggaaggagcAGGACCACTTGAGGCATCCAGAGAGCTCTTAAAAAAGCTAAAGAAGTCCTCACTAGCCCACAAACTGCAG GCAGAACGAGAGCAGCTTCCTGTCTTCCAACATCGGCATCGTGTCTTAGAAGCTCTGCAGCGCcatgctgtggtggtggtggctggTGAGACAGGCAGCGGAAAGAGTACCCAGATTCCTCAGTTCCTGTTGGAGGAGCTGTTAACAGGAGGCGATGCGGCGCAGCCCTGCAACATCGTGGTGACCCAGCCCCGTAGGATCTCTGCCATGAGCCTGGCCTGCAGAGTCAGCCAGGAGCTTGGCTGTGAGGATGGACCAGGATCGAAG TCGTCGCTGTGTGGATACCAGATCCGGATGGAGAATCAGTCTGGTGAGTGGACCCGCCTGCTGTACTGTACTACTGGAGTTCTGCTAAGGAAGCTACAACATGACAGACACCTCAGCTCCCTGACGCACGTCATCGTAGACGAG GTCCATGAGCGCAGTGTCCAGTCGGACTTCCTGTTAACCATCCTGAAAGATGTTGTTATGAGGAGATCAGACCTGCAGCTGATCCTCATGAGTGCCACGGTGGACTGCCACAAGTTCTCCAACTACTTCAATCGCTGCCCAGTGATCACCATCCCCGGCAGGACTTTCCCAGTGGAG GTGTCCCACTTAGAGGACATAGTGGAGCAGACAGGGTACATCCTGGAAAAGGACTCTGAGTACAGCCAGAAAATTCTTGAAGACGAAGAGGAAGTTAGCATCTCTGTCACACAAAAAGGCGGCAAGACACTACAGCATCAG GAGGTGATATTGAGAGACTCCTCCTCCGGCTGGGACCTGGGTCCAGATCTAGACCACTACAGCAGCAGGACTCGGCAGGTGCTTCAGTATATGAACCCTAATAAGATCAATATGGACTTACTGGGTGACCTCATCGACTACCTAG ACAAATCGCCACAGTTTGCAGAGATGGACGGAGCCGTTCTCGTGTTCCTCCCGGGTCTGGctcacatccagcagctccacgACCTGCTCTCTTCAGACAAGAGgttcagagacaaaaacag GTACAGGATTGTTGCCCTCCACTCGACTCTTTCATCCAAGGACCAGGCTGCTGCCTTTACAGTTCCACCTCCTGGAGTCAGAAAG ATTGTCTTGTCGACTAACATTGCCGAGACTGGTGTGACTATTCCTGATGTGGTGTTTGTCATCGATACAGGAAAGACTAAAGAAAATAA GTACCATGAGAGCAGCCAGATGAGCTCTCTGGTGGAAACTTTTGTTTCCAAAGCCAGCGCCCTCCAGAGGCAGGGGAGAGCAGGACGTGTCCAAAACGGCTTCTGCTTCAGACTCTACCCAAAATACAG GTTTGACGCCTTCATGGATTACTCCATTCCAGAGATACTACGGGTCCCACTGGAGGAGCTCTGCCTTCATATTATg AAATGTCAGTACGGCTCCCCGGAGGACTTTCTGGGCCGGGCCCTGGATCCTCCTCAGCCCCAGTCGGTCAGTAACGCCGTTAACCTGCTGAGGAAGATCGGTGCGTGTCACCTCAACAATCATCTCCTCACCCCTCTGGGACACCACCTGGCGAGTCTGCCCGTCAATGTGAAGATCGGCAAGATGCTCATCTATGGAGCCATCCTCGGCTGCCTGGAGCCTATA GCGACCATCGCAGCAGCCATCACTGAGAAGTCTCCCTTTTCCACACCAATGAATAGGAAGGAGGAAGCCAACCTGGCCAAAGCCGCTGTGGCACTGGCCAACTCTGATCACCTGACGATATACAATGCATATGTGGG GTGGAAGAACTCACAGACGGAGGGACAAAGAGTAGAAATGTCTTACTGTAGGAAACACTTCCTCAATCGTACAGCTCTGATTACAATAGAG GATGTGAAGAACGAGCTGGTGAGGATGATGGAGCAGGCAGGTTTCTGGCTGCCTCGCTCTCGCTCCAAGCAGCAGGCGGCCTCGCTGTCCAAGCAGCAGATCTCCATCCTGAACGCGGTGCTGACGGCGGGGCTCTATGACAGCGTGGCCCGGGTCTTGTGCACCCCGTCCGTGGATGTGCTCGAGCGAGTGGCCTGCACGGTGGAGACGCCCCAAGGCAAGGCCCAGGTCCACCCTTCATCTGTTAACCGCAACCTGCAGACACACGGCTGGCTGCTGTACCAGGAGAAG GTGAAGTACACTAGGATCTACCTGCGAGACACCACTCTGATATCTCCATTCccaatgctgctgtttggaggTGACATCGATATTCAGCACAGAGAAAGACTCATCACACTAGACGGATGGATCCACTTCCAG GCTCCTGTACGGATTGGTGTCATCTTCAAGCACCTGAGGAAGCTAATGGACTCTTTGCTTGAAAAGAAGCTAGAGAACCCTAGGATGAATCTGGAAG GTGAGAGGACCATCCAACTAATTCTGGATCTGATCAAATCGGAGTATGCCGCATGA
- the mtrex gene encoding exosome RNA helicase MTR4 produces the protein MADAFGDGLFSVFDDEQQTTSSKKIPASLTPEIGKVVGKNGTDKDAGPSTRAKREADSDGGEEVVFGKKPRHEAVSANDLNLAEFMPQVKVQQVETVEGCSHEVALPANDEYKPLKPRVGKAAKEYPFVLDPFQREAILCIDNNESVLVSAHTSAGKTVCAEYAIALALREKQRVIFTSPIKALSNQKYREMYEEFQDVGLMTGDVTINPTASCLVMTTEILRSMLYRGSEIMREVAWVIFDEIHYMRDAERGVVWEETIILLPDNVHYVFLSATIPNARQFAEWICHLHKQPCHVVYTDYRPTPLQHYIFPAGGDGLHLVVDENGDFREDNFNTAMQVLREAGDSGSSSGGGKWDPRGRKGGTKGPSSVFKIVKMIMERNFQPVIIFSFSKKECEAYALQVAKLDFNRDDEKRLVEEVFNNAVDCLSDEDKKLPQVEHVLPLLKRGIGIHHGGLLPILKETIEILFSEGLIKALFATETFAMGINMPARTVLFTSARKFDGKNHRFITSGEYIQMSGRAGRRGMDDRGIVIFMVDEKMSPAVGKQLLKGSADPLNSAFHLTYNMVLNLLRVEEINPEYMLEKSFYQFQHYRALPGVVEKIKKYEEQYHGIEIPNEESVVTYFKIRQQLAKLGKEIQEFIHKPKYCLPFLQPGRLVKVKNDDADFGWGVVVNFCKKTNVKTSTDSEPLYVVEVLVHCSKDSVKDAATEAAKPVAPGETGEMQVVPVLLHLLTSISSVRLYIPKDLRPFDNRQLMLKSIQEVQKRFPDGVPLLDPIDDMGIKDPALKKVIQKVEAFEHRMYSHPLHSDPNLESVYSLCEKKALIAADVRTAKRELKKARTVLQMDKLKCRKRVLRRLGFASPSDVIEMKGRVACEISSADELLLTEMVFNGLFNDLTVEQATALLSCFVFQENASEMPKLTEQLAAPLRQMQECAKRIAKVSADAKLEVDEETYLNQFKPHLMDVVFAWANGATFAQICKMTDVFEGSIIRCMRRLEEVLRQMCSAAKAIGNTELENKFAEGITKIKRDIVFAASLYL, from the exons ATGGCAGACGCCTTCGGAGACGGCTTATTCAGCGTGTTCGACGATGAACAACAAACCACCAGTAGCAAAAAGATACCTGCGTCTTTGACACCAGAAATAGG GAAAGTTGTAGGTAAAAATGGCACTGACAAGGATGCAGGTCCATCTACCCGGGCTAAGAGGGAGGCAGACAGTGACGGTGGAGAGGAGGTGGTGTTTGGGAAGAAACCACGACATGAGGCAGTCTCTGCTAATGACCTTAA tCTGGCAGAATTTATGCCCCAAGTGAAGGTGCAGCAAGTTGAGACTGTGGAAGGATGCTCACATGAG GTCGCTCTGCCTGCCAATGATGAATATAAACCACTAAAACCACGGGTGGGGAAAGCAGCCAAG GAGTACCCTTTCGTTCTTGACCCGTTTCAGCGTGAGGCCATCTTATGTATCGACAATAATGAGTCTGTGCTTGTGTCTGCACACACCTCTGCTGGCAAGACTGTCTGCGCTGA ATATGCCATCGCACTGGCCCttagagagaaacagagagtgaTCTTCACCAGCCCCATCAAGGCCCTTTCCAACCAGAAGTACAGAGAGATGTACGAAGAGTTTCAGGATGTAGGACTGATGACCGGTGATGTCACCATCAACCCCACCGCCTCCTGTCTCGTCATGACAACAGAG ATCCTGAGGAGCATGCTGTACCGAGGCTCTGAGATCATGAGGGAAGTGGCGTGGGTCATCTTTGACGAGATCCATTACATGAGAGATGCAG AGCGTGGTGTGGTGTGGGAGGAGACAATCATTCTTCTTCCTGACAATGTGCATTACGTCTTCCTGTCAGCCACCATCCCCAATGCCAGACAGTTTGCTGAGTGGATTTGCCACCTACATAAGCAG CCATGCCATGTAGTCTACACAGACTACCGTCCGACTCCACTGCAACACTACATCTTCCCAGCAGGGGGCGATGGACTCCACCTGGTTGTTGATGAGAAT GGAGACTTCAGAGAGGACAATTTCAATACAGCAATGCAGGTGCTGAGAGAAGCAGGGGATTCtgggagcagcagtggaggggGAAAGTGGGATCCAAGAGGACGCAAAGGAGGCACTaaag GTCCATCCAGTGTGTTCAAGATTGTGAAGATGATCATGGAGAGGAACTTCCAGCctgtcattattttcagtttcagcaaGAAAGAATGCGAGGCCTACGCTCTGCAGGTAGCCAAACTGGACTTTAACAGAg ATGATGAGAAGCGTCTGGTGGAGGAAGTGTTCAACAACGCAGTGGACTGCCTTTCAGATGAAGACAAGAAACTCCCTCAG GTGGAGCATGTTCTGCCGCTGTTGAAAAGGGGGATAGGGATCCACCACGGAGGCCTTCTGCCCATCTTGAAAGAGACTATAGAGATCCTTTTCTCTGAAGGTCTGATCAAG GCCCTGTTTGCTACAGAGACATTCGCCATGGGTATCAACATGCCGGCTCGCACTGTGCTCTTCACCAGCGCGCGCAAGTTTGATGGCAAGAATCACCGCTTt ATTACATCAGGTGAGTACATCCAGATGTCGGGGCgagcagggaggagaggcaTGGACGACAGGGGAATTGTTATTTTCATGGTGGACGAGAAGATGAGTCCAGCTGTGGGCAAACAGCTACTCAAG GGCTCAGCAGACCCTTTGAACAGCGCCTTCCACCTGACCTACAACATGGTGCTCAACCTGCTGCGTGTGGAGGAGATCAACCCTGAGTACATGTTGGAGAAGTCTTTCTACCAGTTCCAACACTACAGGGCTTTGCCTGGAGTTGTGGAGA AAATTAAGAAGTATGAGGAGCAGTACCATGGCATTGAGATTCCCAATGAAGAGAGCGTGGTCACTTACTTTAAAATCAGGCAGCAGCTGGCCAAACTGGGTAAAGAGATACAAGAGTTCATCCACAAGCCCAAATACTGCTTGCCCTTCTTGCAGCCTGGGCGACTTGTTAAG GTAAAAAATGACGACGCTGACTTTGGCTGGGGAGTTGTTGTAAACTTTTGCAAGAAGACGAACGTGAAG ACCAGCACAGACTCGGAGCCGCTGTATGTGGTGGAGGTTTTGGTCCACTGTAGTAAGGACAGTGTGAAAGATGCTGCGACCGAGGCTGCTAAACCTGTTGCTCCAGGGGAGACTGGAGAGATGCAA gtgGTCCCAGTGTTGCTCCATCTCCTGACTTCCATCAGCTCAGTTCGCCTTTACATCCCCAAAGACCTGAGGCCCTTTGACAACAGGCAGCTCATGCTCAAGTCTATCCAG GAAGTGCAGAAACGTTTCCCTGATGGCGTTCCCCTTCTGGACCCCATAGATGACATGGGCATCAAAGACCCCGCACTGAAGAAAGTCATTCAGAAAGTGGAGGCCTTTGAGCACCGCATGTACTCCCACCCCCTGCACAGTGACCCCAATTTGGAATCTGTCTATTCTCTCTGTGAGAAGAAAGCTCTG attGCAGCAGACGTTCGAACGGCGAAGCGAGAGCTGAAGAAGGCTCGCACCGTCCTGCAGATGGACAAGCTGAAGTGCAGGAAGAGAGTTCTGCGCCGCCTCGGCTTCGCCAGTCCATCCGATGTCATAGAGATGAAGGGCCGTGTGGCCTGTGAAATTAGCAG TGCGGACGAGCTCCTGCTGACGGAGATGGTGTTCAACGGCCTCTTCAACGATCTGACGGTTGAACAAGCCACCGCCCTGCTGTCCTGCTTCGTCTTCCAGGAGAAT GCCAGCGAGATGCCAAAACTGACTGAACAACTAGCAGCTCCCTTGAGACAAATGCAG GAGTGTGCGAAGCGCATAGCCAAAGTTTCCGCAGACGCCAAGCTGGAGGTGGACGAGGAGACGTACCTGAACCAGTTTAAGCCTCACCTGATGGACGTGGTGTTCGCCTGGGCTAACGGCGCCACGTTCGCACAAATCTGCAAGATGACTGACGTCTTTGAAG GGAGCATCATACGCTGCATGCGCCGTCTGGAGGAGGTACTGAGACAGATGTGTTCTGCTGCCAAGGCCATAGGCAACACTGAACTGGAGAACAAGTTTGCTGAGG gaatAACAAAGATCAAGAGAGACATTGTATTTGCTGCCAGTCTCTATCTATAA
- the plpp1a gene encoding phospholipid phosphatase 1 isoform X1, whose amino-acid sequence MFETRGIPFVLLDIACLILGGLPLAAFNLGKIRPYQRGFFCNDDSIKYPFHHSTITSTVLYTVGFTLPISCMIFGECLSVYLKRIKSKSSYGSYIACVYKAVGTFLFGAAMSQSLTDIAKYSIGRLRPHFLDVCKPDWKFNCSSGAYIEDFTCFGDPTKVNEGRLSFYSGHSSFSMYCMLFLALYLQARLQAEWARLLRPTIQFFLIAASVFTGLSRVSDYKHHWSDVLTGLLQGALMAILVVFFVSDFFKPNIAARKEVDIPHTTLQETPTNGNHFESPN is encoded by the exons ATGTTCGAGACCAGAGGAATCCCCTTCGTGCTGCTCGACATAGCCTGTCTGATTCTAG GAGGTCTGCCTCTGGCAGCCTTTAACCTGGGTAAGATCCGCCCCTATCAGAGGGGCTTTTTCTGTAACGACGACAGCATCAAGTACCCTTTCCACCACAGCACAATCACCTCCACAGTGCTCTACACTGTGGGCTTCACGCTGCCCATTAGCTGT aTGATCTTTGGCGAGTGCCTTTCAGTTTATCTAAAGCGCATCAAATCCAAGTCCTCATATGGCAGCTACATTGCCTGTGTTTACAAAGCCGTCGGTACCTTCCTCTTTGGCGCCGCGATGAGCCAGTCTCTGACCGACATAGCCAAGTACTCTATTGGCCGGCTCAGGCCGCACTTCCTGGATGTGTGCAAACCTGATTGGAAATTCAACTGTTCGTCAGGGGCTTATATTGAAGACTTCACCTGCTTTGGAGACCCAACGAAGGTCAATGAGGGCAG GCTATCCTTCTACTCCGGCCACTCCTCTTTTTCCATGTACTGCATGCTGTTCCTGGCT ctcTACCTGCAGGCTCGACTCCAGGCCGAGTGGGCGAGACTGCTGAGACCCACGATTCAGTTCTTCCTGATCGCCGCCTCGGTGTTTACAGGACTGTCCAGGGTGTCCGATTATAAGCATCACTGGAGCGATGTGCTGACTGGACTCCTGCAGGGAGCCCTCATGGCTATCCTGGTG GTCTTCTTCGTGTCTGACTTTTTCAAGCCAAACATAGCTGCCCGTAAAGAGGTGGACATCCCACACACAACCCTGCAGGAGACCCCAACAAATGGAAACCACTTTGAGAGTCCCAACTAA
- the plpp1a gene encoding phospholipid phosphatase 1 isoform X2, with translation MFETRGIPFVLLDIACLILVGLPFVILTVQHSPFRRGFFCNDDSIKYPFKEDTISYQLLGGVMIPITILTMIFGECLSVYLKRIKSKSSYGSYIACVYKAVGTFLFGAAMSQSLTDIAKYSIGRLRPHFLDVCKPDWKFNCSSGAYIEDFTCFGDPTKVNEGRLSFYSGHSSFSMYCMLFLALYLQARLQAEWARLLRPTIQFFLIAASVFTGLSRVSDYKHHWSDVLTGLLQGALMAILVVFFVSDFFKPNIAARKEVDIPHTTLQETPTNGNHFESPN, from the exons ATGTTCGAGACCAGAGGAATCCCCTTCGTGCTGCTCGACATAGCCTGTCTGATTCTAG TTGGACTCCCATTTGTAATACTCACTGTGCAACACAGTCCTTTCCGCCGAGGCTTTTTCTGTAATGATGATTCAATCAAGTACCCCTTTAAAGAAGACACCATTTCCTATCAGTTGTTAGGAGGTGTAATGATTCCCATCACAATACTCACT aTGATCTTTGGCGAGTGCCTTTCAGTTTATCTAAAGCGCATCAAATCCAAGTCCTCATATGGCAGCTACATTGCCTGTGTTTACAAAGCCGTCGGTACCTTCCTCTTTGGCGCCGCGATGAGCCAGTCTCTGACCGACATAGCCAAGTACTCTATTGGCCGGCTCAGGCCGCACTTCCTGGATGTGTGCAAACCTGATTGGAAATTCAACTGTTCGTCAGGGGCTTATATTGAAGACTTCACCTGCTTTGGAGACCCAACGAAGGTCAATGAGGGCAG GCTATCCTTCTACTCCGGCCACTCCTCTTTTTCCATGTACTGCATGCTGTTCCTGGCT ctcTACCTGCAGGCTCGACTCCAGGCCGAGTGGGCGAGACTGCTGAGACCCACGATTCAGTTCTTCCTGATCGCCGCCTCGGTGTTTACAGGACTGTCCAGGGTGTCCGATTATAAGCATCACTGGAGCGATGTGCTGACTGGACTCCTGCAGGGAGCCCTCATGGCTATCCTGGTG GTCTTCTTCGTGTCTGACTTTTTCAAGCCAAACATAGCTGCCCGTAAAGAGGTGGACATCCCACACACAACCCTGCAGGAGACCCCAACAAATGGAAACCACTTTGAGAGTCCCAACTAA